One region of Xylanimonas ulmi genomic DNA includes:
- the pflA gene encoding pyruvate formate-lyase-activating protein, with amino-acid sequence MTTMNPATGAATPPLGGGAGRGVFLGAPSVIGVPEVFGVAELYGDSIPADLDAPTAARRRTGAGLDGLSIADDLDRTSKLAMMRTGELGSVHSWELVTAVDGPGTRLTVFLNGCPLRCLYCHNPDTLNMRDGEPVTARELLARVKRYVPVFRATKGGITLSGGEVLQQPAFAARVLRGAKEMGVHTAVDTSGFLGAAMSDEMLADTDLVLLDVKSGDPETYLKVTKRALAPTLDFGRRLAQSGLPGGATASRPVEVWVRFVLVPGLTDDERNVDLVADYTASLNEIRPGTVSRVEVLPFHQMGRDKWTALGRDYSLGDTQPPSVELTERVREQFRSRGLATF; translated from the coding sequence ATGACCACCATGAACCCCGCGACCGGCGCCGCCACCCCACCCCTCGGCGGTGGCGCCGGCCGCGGCGTCTTCCTCGGCGCCCCGTCCGTCATCGGAGTGCCTGAGGTCTTCGGCGTGGCCGAGCTCTACGGGGACTCGATCCCCGCCGACCTCGACGCGCCCACCGCGGCGCGGCGCCGGACCGGCGCCGGGCTCGATGGGCTGTCGATCGCCGACGACCTCGACCGCACTTCCAAGCTGGCGATGATGCGCACGGGCGAGCTCGGCTCGGTCCACTCGTGGGAGCTCGTCACCGCCGTGGACGGACCGGGCACCCGCCTGACCGTCTTCCTCAACGGCTGCCCGCTGCGCTGCCTGTACTGCCACAACCCCGACACGCTCAACATGCGCGACGGGGAGCCGGTCACGGCCCGTGAGCTGCTCGCACGCGTCAAGCGGTACGTGCCCGTGTTCCGCGCCACCAAGGGCGGCATCACGCTCTCGGGTGGCGAGGTGCTGCAGCAGCCCGCCTTCGCGGCGCGCGTTCTGCGCGGCGCCAAGGAGATGGGCGTGCACACCGCCGTCGACACCTCCGGGTTCCTCGGCGCGGCGATGAGCGACGAGATGCTCGCCGACACCGACCTGGTGCTGCTCGACGTCAAGTCGGGCGACCCCGAGACCTACCTCAAGGTCACCAAGCGGGCGCTCGCGCCCACGCTCGACTTCGGGCGCCGGCTTGCGCAGTCCGGGCTGCCGGGCGGTGCCACCGCATCGCGCCCCGTCGAGGTGTGGGTGCGGTTCGTGCTGGTGCCGGGTCTGACCGACGACGAGCGCAACGTCGACCTGGTGGCCGACTACACCGCCTCGCTCAACGAGATCCGCCCGGGAACCGTCTCCCGGGTCGAGGTGCTGCCCTTCCACCAGATGGGCCGCGACAAGTGGACCGCTCTGGGGCGGGACTACTCTCTCGGCGACACGCAGCCGCCGAGCGTCGAGCTCACCGAACGCGTGCGGGAGCAGTTCCGCTCGCGGGGGCTCGCAACCTTCTGA
- a CDS encoding thiolase family protein, whose translation MTTTARRPLLRDVVFVDGVRTPFGKARPDGLYAETRADDLIVKAVRELLRRHPELPADRVDEVAIAATTQQGDQGITLGRTVAVLAGLPRSVPGYAIDRMCAGGMTAVTTTAAGIAAGQQDVVIAGGVEHMGHHPMGFDADPNPRFVAERLVDAEALNMGVTAENIHDRMPHLTKERADAYAVASQAKYAKALANGDVGPEIVPVATRSATLGWGLATADELPRPGTTLDAIRDLKTPFRPGGRVTAGNASPLTDGATASLLAAGDVADELGLPARMRLVSSAFAGVDPAVMGLGPIPSTERALARAGLTIDDIGLFEINEAFAVQVLAFLDHFGLADDDERVNPYGGAIAVGHPLASSGVRLMTQLARQFEQSPHVRYGLTTMCVGLGQGGTVIWENPHHADYSGHTITPEEA comes from the coding sequence ATGACCACCACCGCCCGGCGTCCGCTGCTTCGCGACGTCGTCTTCGTCGACGGCGTGCGCACGCCGTTCGGCAAGGCCCGCCCCGACGGCCTCTACGCCGAGACCCGCGCCGACGACCTCATCGTCAAGGCCGTGCGCGAACTGCTGCGCCGCCACCCCGAACTGCCCGCCGACCGCGTCGACGAGGTCGCGATCGCCGCCACCACCCAACAGGGCGATCAGGGCATCACACTCGGCCGCACCGTCGCCGTCCTGGCGGGACTGCCGCGCTCCGTGCCCGGCTACGCCATCGACCGCATGTGCGCGGGCGGCATGACCGCCGTCACGACCACCGCCGCCGGCATCGCCGCGGGCCAACAGGACGTCGTGATCGCGGGCGGCGTCGAGCACATGGGCCACCACCCCATGGGCTTCGACGCCGACCCCAACCCGCGCTTCGTCGCCGAGCGCCTCGTCGACGCCGAGGCGCTCAACATGGGCGTCACGGCCGAGAACATCCACGACCGCATGCCACACCTGACCAAGGAGCGCGCCGACGCCTACGCGGTGGCGAGCCAGGCCAAGTACGCCAAGGCGCTGGCCAACGGCGACGTCGGCCCGGAGATCGTGCCCGTGGCGACACGCTCGGCCACGCTCGGCTGGGGCCTCGCGACCGCCGACGAGCTACCGCGCCCCGGCACCACCCTCGACGCCATCCGTGACCTGAAGACGCCATTCCGTCCCGGCGGACGGGTCACCGCGGGCAACGCCTCCCCGCTGACCGACGGCGCGACGGCGTCGCTGCTCGCCGCGGGCGACGTCGCCGACGAGCTCGGGCTGCCCGCGCGCATGCGCCTGGTCTCCTCCGCGTTCGCGGGGGTCGACCCCGCTGTGATGGGTCTGGGCCCGATCCCGTCGACCGAGCGGGCGCTGGCCCGCGCCGGCCTGACCATCGACGACATCGGCCTGTTCGAGATCAACGAGGCGTTCGCCGTCCAGGTGCTCGCCTTCCTCGACCACTTCGGCCTCGCCGACGACGACGAGCGCGTCAACCCCTACGGCGGCGCGATCGCCGTCGGCCATCCGCTCGCGTCGTCGGGCGTGCGGCTGATGACGCAGCTCGCGCGGCAGTTCGAGCAGAGCCCGCACGTGCGCTACGGCCTGACCACCATGTGCGTGGGACTGGGCCAAGGCGGCACCGTCATCTGGGAGAACCCGCACCACGCCGACTACAGCGGCCACACGATCACGCCTGAGGAGGCCTGA
- a CDS encoding 3-hydroxyacyl-CoA dehydrogenase NAD-binding domain-containing protein: MSDTTIPVRAERVTHALVRDVTLPGGAGTLALVTLDNGLDHTKPSTLGPLAMAELAERLGELRERAASGEIAAIAVTGKPYFLAAGADLLGIGAVTTREQALELGRIGHAAYELLHDAGVPTFAFVNGLALGGGLEVALNCDYRTVASQAPALGLPETGLGLVPGWGGAYLVPRLVGVERAVEVILTRPAQNKPFKPAEALAIGLVDVQFDAADFLEQSIAWAARVVRGEVIVERRPLDPQPVWDAVVAGARAHLDAVVQGSRAAPYRALDLIAAARTATRQEAFAAEDQALADLVMSDEMRASVYAFSLVSGGKRPAGAPDKALARPVTRVGIVGAGLMAAQIALLVSQRLGVPVVMRDLDAERVAKGLGFVRSTVDKLVARGRMGADAAARVIASVHGTTDLRQFADCDVVIEAVTEILSLKKRVFAELEDVVSPETVLATNTSALSVTEMAADLRHPERVVGVHFFNPVAQMPLVEVVQAERTSPEALATAFAITAALRKTAVLVKDRPGFVVNRLLVLVMGKVVEAIENGTAVEVADTALAPLGLPMPTFELFDLVGPAVGLHVLTSLREDLGERFPVSPGLEKLVAEGTRVVLDAPRPGLHKPVDPAIQATFGPALEPGATGRAGTAVLDAGGVLDSVLTALSVEVGHMLDEGVVAGPPQIDLCMILGAGWGFHTGGITPYLDRTGYSERVLGRRLLPAGVASVPQP, from the coding sequence ATGTCGGACACCACCATCCCGGTGCGCGCCGAGCGCGTCACCCACGCGCTCGTGCGCGACGTCACCCTGCCCGGCGGCGCGGGCACGCTCGCGCTTGTCACGCTCGACAACGGCCTCGACCACACCAAGCCGAGCACGCTCGGGCCGCTCGCCATGGCCGAACTCGCCGAGCGCCTCGGCGAGCTGCGCGAACGGGCCGCGAGCGGCGAGATCGCCGCCATCGCCGTGACCGGCAAGCCGTACTTCCTCGCCGCCGGCGCCGACCTGCTCGGCATCGGCGCGGTCACCACGCGCGAGCAGGCGCTCGAGCTGGGCCGCATCGGCCACGCCGCCTACGAGCTGCTGCACGACGCCGGGGTCCCGACGTTCGCGTTCGTCAACGGCCTCGCCCTGGGCGGCGGCCTTGAGGTCGCGCTCAACTGTGACTACCGCACGGTCGCCTCCCAGGCGCCCGCGCTCGGACTGCCGGAGACCGGGCTCGGCCTCGTGCCCGGCTGGGGTGGCGCCTACCTGGTGCCGCGCCTGGTCGGCGTGGAGCGGGCCGTCGAGGTCATCCTCACGCGTCCAGCGCAGAACAAGCCGTTCAAGCCCGCCGAGGCGCTCGCCATCGGGCTCGTCGACGTCCAGTTCGACGCCGCCGACTTCCTCGAGCAGTCGATCGCGTGGGCCGCGCGCGTCGTGCGCGGCGAGGTCATCGTCGAGCGTCGGCCCCTGGACCCGCAGCCGGTGTGGGACGCCGTCGTCGCGGGCGCGCGAGCCCACCTCGACGCCGTCGTGCAGGGGTCGCGAGCGGCGCCCTACCGTGCGCTCGACCTCATCGCCGCGGCCCGCACGGCCACCCGCCAGGAGGCGTTCGCCGCCGAGGACCAGGCGCTGGCTGACCTGGTGATGAGCGACGAGATGCGCGCGAGCGTCTACGCGTTCTCGCTCGTCTCGGGCGGCAAGCGGCCGGCCGGCGCCCCGGACAAGGCGCTGGCCCGGCCTGTGACCCGGGTCGGCATCGTGGGCGCCGGCCTCATGGCCGCCCAGATCGCGCTCCTGGTCTCCCAACGCCTCGGCGTGCCCGTCGTCATGCGCGACCTGGACGCCGAGCGCGTCGCCAAGGGCCTCGGGTTCGTGCGCTCGACGGTCGACAAGCTCGTCGCGCGCGGGCGCATGGGCGCGGACGCCGCCGCGCGCGTCATCGCCTCGGTGCACGGGACGACCGACCTGCGGCAGTTCGCGGACTGCGACGTCGTCATCGAGGCGGTGACCGAGATCCTGTCGCTCAAGAAGCGCGTGTTCGCCGAGCTTGAGGACGTGGTCTCCCCCGAGACGGTCCTCGCGACCAACACCTCGGCGTTGTCGGTGACCGAGATGGCCGCCGACCTGCGCCACCCCGAGCGCGTCGTGGGGGTGCACTTCTTCAACCCGGTCGCCCAGATGCCGCTGGTCGAGGTGGTTCAGGCCGAGCGCACCTCGCCCGAGGCGCTGGCGACGGCCTTCGCCATCACGGCCGCGCTGCGCAAGACGGCGGTGCTGGTCAAGGACCGGCCAGGGTTCGTCGTCAACCGCCTGCTGGTGCTCGTCATGGGCAAGGTCGTCGAGGCGATCGAGAACGGCACCGCGGTCGAGGTCGCCGACACCGCGCTCGCCCCGCTCGGGCTCCCGATGCCGACGTTCGAGCTCTTCGACCTGGTCGGCCCCGCCGTCGGACTGCACGTGCTGACCTCGCTGCGCGAGGACCTGGGCGAGCGGTTCCCGGTCTCCCCCGGCCTGGAGAAGCTCGTCGCCGAGGGCACGCGCGTCGTGCTCGACGCCCCGCGACCCGGCCTGCACAAGCCCGTCGACCCCGCGATCCAGGCGACGTTCGGGCCGGCGCTGGAGCCCGGGGCGACCGGGCGCGCGGGGACCGCGGTGCTCGACGCCGGCGGCGTGCTCGACTCGGTCCTGACGGCGCTGAGTGTCGAGGTCGGCCACATGCTCGACGAGGGTGTGGTGGCCGGGCCACCGCAGATCGACCTGTGCATGATCCTCGGCGCGGGGTGGGGCTTCCACACGGGCGGCATCACGCCGTACCTCGACCGCACGGGCTACAGCGAGCGGGTGCTCGGGCGGCGGCTGCTGCCCGCCGGCGTGGCAAGCGTCCCGCAGCCCTGA
- the pflB gene encoding formate C-acetyltransferase: MTTTASAADTITTAWAGFTNGPWQDKIDVRDFIQRNYTPYEGDDTFLAGPTARTTKVWETLAAMFPAEREKGVYDVDNKIPAGITAHAPGYISKDDEVIVGLQTDAPLKRAMMPFGGWRMVETSLKTYGYDVDPTLHEVFTKYRKTHNQGVFDGYSPAVRAARSSHIITGLPDAYGRGRIIGDYRRVALYGVDQLIEAKKVDKLELDSEVFSEKIVREREEHAEQIRALGELKEMAASYGYDISRPATTATEAVQWLYFGYLAAVKEQNGAAMSLGRVSTFLDVYFERDLASGVLTEEQAQEVMDDFVIKLRIVRFLRTPEYDALFSGDPTWVTESIAGMGQDGRPLVTKNSFRMLQTLYNLGPAPEPNMTVLWSAALPQGFKDFCAKVSIDTSAVQYESDDTIRSHWGDDAAIACCVSPMAVGKQMQFFGARVNLAKTLLYAINGGKDEVSGKQVSPAFAPVEPGVALDFDDVRARFDKTMDWLAATYVEALNVIHYMHDKYAYERIEMALHDKEVLRTMACGIAGLAVAADSLSAIKYAKVMPVFDERGIVVDYQTEGEFPTYGNDDDRADDIAVELVESFMAKIRSHKMYRDALPTQSVLTITSNVVYGKATGNTPDGRRAGEPFSPGANPMNGRDTHGMLASALSVAKLPYDEAQDGISLTNTVVPTGLGRTKEEQIANLAGLLDASVGASGYHMNVNVLVRETLEDAMEHPENYPQLTIRVSGYAVNFVRLTREQQLDVLSRTFHGAV, encoded by the coding sequence ATGACGACGACAGCGTCCGCCGCCGACACGATCACGACCGCCTGGGCCGGCTTCACCAACGGCCCCTGGCAGGACAAGATCGACGTCCGCGACTTCATCCAGAGGAACTACACGCCGTACGAGGGTGACGACACCTTCCTCGCCGGCCCGACCGCCCGCACGACGAAGGTGTGGGAGACGCTCGCGGCCATGTTCCCGGCCGAGCGTGAGAAGGGCGTCTACGACGTCGACAACAAGATCCCCGCCGGGATCACCGCCCACGCGCCGGGCTACATCTCCAAGGACGACGAGGTCATCGTCGGCCTGCAGACCGACGCCCCGCTCAAGCGCGCGATGATGCCGTTCGGTGGCTGGCGCATGGTCGAGACGTCGCTCAAGACCTACGGCTACGACGTCGACCCCACGCTGCACGAGGTCTTCACCAAGTACCGCAAGACCCACAACCAGGGCGTCTTCGACGGGTACTCGCCGGCCGTGCGCGCAGCGCGCTCGTCGCACATCATCACCGGCCTTCCGGACGCCTACGGCCGCGGCCGCATCATCGGCGACTACCGCCGCGTCGCCCTGTACGGCGTCGACCAGCTCATCGAGGCCAAGAAGGTCGACAAGCTCGAGCTCGACTCCGAGGTCTTCTCCGAGAAGATCGTGCGCGAGCGCGAGGAGCACGCCGAGCAGATCCGCGCCCTGGGCGAGCTCAAGGAGATGGCCGCCTCCTACGGCTACGACATCTCCCGCCCCGCCACCACGGCCACGGAGGCCGTGCAGTGGCTGTACTTCGGCTACCTCGCCGCGGTCAAGGAGCAGAACGGCGCGGCCATGTCGCTGGGCCGCGTGTCGACCTTCCTCGACGTCTACTTCGAGCGTGACCTCGCCTCCGGTGTGCTCACCGAGGAGCAGGCGCAGGAGGTCATGGACGACTTCGTGATCAAGCTGCGGATCGTGCGCTTCCTGCGCACCCCGGAGTACGACGCGCTGTTCTCGGGCGACCCGACGTGGGTCACCGAGTCGATCGCCGGCATGGGCCAGGACGGGCGACCGCTGGTGACCAAGAACTCGTTCCGCATGCTGCAGACGCTCTACAACCTGGGCCCGGCCCCCGAGCCCAACATGACCGTGCTGTGGAGCGCCGCGCTGCCCCAGGGCTTCAAGGACTTCTGCGCCAAGGTCTCGATCGACACCTCGGCCGTGCAGTACGAGTCGGACGACACCATCCGCTCGCACTGGGGCGACGACGCCGCGATCGCCTGCTGCGTCTCGCCGATGGCCGTCGGCAAGCAGATGCAGTTCTTCGGCGCCCGCGTCAACCTCGCCAAGACGCTGCTGTACGCGATCAACGGCGGCAAGGACGAGGTCTCGGGCAAGCAGGTCTCCCCGGCCTTCGCGCCGGTCGAGCCCGGCGTCGCCCTCGACTTCGACGACGTGCGCGCCCGCTTCGACAAGACGATGGACTGGCTGGCCGCCACCTACGTCGAGGCGCTCAACGTCATCCACTACATGCACGACAAGTACGCCTACGAGCGCATCGAGATGGCGCTGCACGACAAGGAGGTGCTGCGGACCATGGCCTGCGGCATCGCCGGCCTCGCCGTGGCCGCCGACTCGCTGTCGGCCATCAAGTACGCGAAGGTCATGCCCGTCTTCGACGAGCGCGGCATCGTGGTCGACTACCAGACCGAGGGTGAGTTCCCGACCTACGGCAACGACGACGACCGCGCCGACGACATCGCCGTCGAGCTGGTCGAGTCCTTCATGGCCAAGATCCGCTCGCACAAGATGTACCGCGACGCGCTGCCGACCCAGTCGGTGCTGACCATCACCTCGAACGTCGTGTACGGCAAGGCCACGGGCAACACGCCCGACGGGCGCCGCGCCGGCGAGCCGTTCTCCCCGGGCGCCAACCCGATGAACGGCCGCGACACGCACGGCATGCTCGCCTCCGCTCTGTCAGTCGCGAAGCTCCCCTACGACGAGGCGCAGGACGGCATCTCGCTGACCAACACCGTCGTGCCGACGGGCCTGGGCCGCACCAAGGAGGAGCAGATCGCCAACCTGGCCGGCCTGCTCGACGCCTCGGTCGGCGCCAGCGGGTACCACATGAACGTCAACGTGCTGGTCCGCGAGACCCTCGAGGACGCCATGGAGCACCCGGAGAACTACCCGCAGCTCACGATCCGCGTGTCGGGCTACGCCGTGAACTTCGTCCGCCTCACCCGCGAGCAGCAGCTCGACGTGCTGAGCCGGACGTTCCACGGCGCGGTGTGA
- the dxs gene encoding 1-deoxy-D-xylulose-5-phosphate synthase, translating into MGLLAGITSPADLRRLSPDQLPALAAEIRRFLVHNVSRTGGHLGPNLGVVELTIALHRVFDSPRDTIVFDTGHQTYVHKLLTGRQDFSALRKQGGMSGYPSRAESEHDVVENSHASTALSWADGIAKANQVRGLEDRHVVAVIGDGALTGGMAWEALNNIAESEDRRVVIVVNDNGRSYSPTIGGLAHHLDTLRTTRGYEQFLGWGKRTLFRSGPPGRFAYDWLHGLKKGLKDVVAPQGMFEDLGIKYIGPIDGHDEAAMERALTLAQGYGSPVIVHAITEKGRGYTPAEQDVADRFHAVGQIHPETGLPVAPSRFGWTSVFADEIVKIGRRRPDVVAITAAMLAPVGLAPFAKEFPERTFDVGIAEQHAATSAAGMAFAGLHPVVAVYATFLNRAFDQVLMDIALHKAGVTFVLDRAGITGDDGASHNGMWDMAMLRAVPGLRLAAPRDEVTLRAALRAAVDVDDAPTVVRYPKSALVESIPAVSELDGVDVVARYEAAPAGGAAARRVLLVGIGSMAGCALETGQALAVHGVEVTVVSPTWVLPVPAALVKLAGEHDLVVTIEDGVVDGGVGSALAQRASEQGVITPQAHLGIPLRFLDHASIDQVTTASRLTPEDATRDALAALALL; encoded by the coding sequence ATGGGCTTGTTGGCCGGCATCACGTCGCCCGCCGACCTGCGGAGGCTGTCGCCCGATCAGCTGCCTGCGCTCGCCGCGGAGATCCGGCGGTTCCTGGTCCACAACGTCTCGCGGACCGGTGGCCACCTGGGCCCCAACCTCGGCGTCGTCGAGCTGACCATCGCGCTGCACCGCGTCTTCGACTCGCCGCGCGACACCATCGTGTTCGACACGGGCCACCAGACCTACGTGCACAAGCTCTTGACGGGCCGTCAGGACTTCTCGGCGCTGCGCAAGCAGGGCGGCATGTCGGGCTACCCCTCGCGCGCGGAGTCGGAGCACGACGTCGTCGAGAACTCCCACGCGTCGACGGCGCTGAGCTGGGCCGACGGCATCGCCAAGGCCAACCAGGTGCGCGGCCTCGAGGACCGGCACGTGGTGGCCGTCATCGGCGACGGCGCCCTGACCGGAGGCATGGCCTGGGAGGCGCTCAACAACATCGCCGAGTCGGAGGATCGGCGGGTGGTCATCGTCGTCAACGACAACGGGCGCTCGTACTCGCCGACCATCGGCGGCCTGGCCCACCACCTCGACACGCTGCGCACCACGCGCGGCTACGAGCAGTTCCTCGGCTGGGGCAAGCGCACCCTGTTCCGCTCAGGCCCACCCGGACGGTTCGCCTACGACTGGCTGCACGGTCTGAAGAAGGGCCTCAAGGACGTCGTGGCGCCGCAGGGGATGTTCGAGGACCTCGGCATCAAGTACATCGGGCCCATCGACGGGCACGACGAGGCGGCGATGGAGCGCGCCCTCACGCTCGCCCAGGGGTACGGCTCTCCCGTGATTGTGCACGCCATCACCGAGAAGGGGCGCGGCTACACGCCCGCCGAGCAGGACGTCGCCGACCGGTTCCACGCCGTCGGGCAGATCCACCCCGAGACCGGACTGCCGGTGGCGCCCTCGCGCTTCGGGTGGACCTCGGTGTTCGCCGACGAGATCGTCAAGATCGGGCGTCGGCGCCCCGACGTGGTGGCCATCACGGCCGCGATGCTCGCCCCCGTGGGCCTGGCGCCGTTCGCCAAGGAGTTCCCCGAGCGCACCTTCGACGTCGGCATCGCCGAGCAGCACGCGGCGACCTCGGCCGCCGGCATGGCCTTCGCCGGCCTGCACCCGGTGGTCGCGGTGTACGCGACCTTCCTGAACCGCGCGTTCGACCAGGTGCTCATGGACATCGCGCTGCACAAGGCGGGCGTGACGTTCGTGCTCGACCGCGCCGGCATCACGGGTGACGACGGCGCGAGCCACAACGGCATGTGGGACATGGCGATGCTGCGCGCCGTCCCCGGCCTGCGCCTGGCCGCGCCGCGCGACGAGGTCACGCTGCGCGCCGCGCTGCGCGCCGCCGTCGACGTCGACGACGCCCCCACGGTGGTGCGCTACCCCAAGAGCGCGCTCGTCGAGTCCATCCCGGCGGTCTCGGAGCTCGACGGTGTCGACGTCGTCGCCCGCTACGAGGCGGCGCCCGCAGGCGGGGCCGCCGCGCGCCGCGTCCTGCTCGTGGGCATCGGCTCGATGGCCGGATGCGCCCTGGAGACCGGTCAGGCGCTCGCGGTGCACGGCGTCGAGGTCACCGTCGTCTCACCAACGTGGGTGCTGCCGGTCCCGGCCGCCCTGGTCAAGCTCGCGGGCGAGCACGACCTCGTCGTGACGATCGAGGACGGCGTCGTCGACGGCGGTGTGGGGTCGGCGTTGGCCCAGCGCGCGTCCGAGCAGGGGGTCATCACCCCGCAGGCGCACCTGGGCATCCCGCTGCGGTTCCTCGACCACGCGAGCATCGACCAGGTGACGACCGCGTCGCGCCTGACTCCCGAGGACGCGACGCGCGACGCGCTCGCGGCGCTCGCGCTGCTCTAG